From one Conexivisphaerales archaeon genomic stretch:
- a CDS encoding TrmB family transcriptional regulator sugar-binding domain-containing protein, which produces MATLLSALSIQLVLLFVELFLLVATLALLLLSRRESRSREMMMRHFTSVADVITRQEYFVAVVDTIQKAEESLVASVTGSPPAPEESEVIEQILKALKDASERGVSIRYLLPLSPDRLQMAKKYRSIGADVRLHPSLPFSDVRYTVADGKITLIGVPAKKGKKEPTRKGYSIPSESVAQMFKTQFESLWNSPESKDYDAYLKELVSQAVSSNPNISAELLAGNLGLDSEDIQKTLASLRR; this is translated from the coding sequence GTGGCAACTCTGCTAAGCGCATTGAGTATTCAGCTGGTACTCCTTTTTGTAGAGCTATTTCTGCTTGTTGCCACTCTAGCTCTGCTTTTGCTGAGCAGAAGAGAGTCGCGAAGCAGAGAAATGATGATGAGACACTTTACATCTGTGGCTGATGTCATAACCAGACAGGAGTACTTTGTTGCAGTTGTTGACACAATACAGAAGGCTGAAGAATCGCTAGTTGCCAGCGTTACAGGCAGTCCTCCTGCACCTGAAGAAAGCGAAGTTATAGAACAGATTCTGAAGGCTTTGAAGGATGCTTCGGAAAGAGGTGTTTCAATCAGGTATCTTTTACCTCTTTCTCCAGACAGACTTCAGATGGCCAAGAAGTACAGGTCGATTGGAGCAGATGTGAGACTTCATCCCTCACTCCCTTTCAGCGACGTAAGGTACACAGTTGCTGACGGAAAGATTACGCTTATAGGAGTACCCGCAAAGAAAGGTAAGAAGGAGCCTACGCGCAAAGGTTACAGTATACCTTCTGAAAGTGTTGCGCAGATGTTTAAGACGCAGTTCGAGTCCCTCTGGAATTCACCAGAATCCAAAGACTACGATGCATATCTCAAAGAACTTGTCAGCCAAGCAGTTTCAAGTAACCCAAACATATCTGCAGAATTGCTCGCGGGCAATCTAGGGCTAGATAGCGAGGACATCCAGAAGACTCTTGCTTCGCTCAGACGTTGA